TTGACTACATTTTACTATAACCCGGATTCTGTTCTCCAATTGTAGGGTTGGTTAAGAACTCTTGTGCCGGTATAGGAAGGATGTATTGCGACATGTTAGTTATGGTTGGCTTAAGCTGTTTTACAGTTATAAAGGGCAATCTCAAAAGCGCCATCCACTCCTGTCCATCCTCAGCTATAAGACTGCGGCTGATTTCATAAAAAAGCTGAAGTTCAAATGCTTCATATGAATTGGCATTATCTACCATAGAAAAGTCCGTTGCTCCTGCACGTTGCATACTATTTTTCAATATCGTTTTTGCAGCATTCAAATCTCCTCTTGAACGCGATATGGCCTCTGCTTTGAGCAGGTAAATCTCAGATAACCTAAATGCGTAAGAGGTTTCAGATGCCACGGTAGGTGTTGTATTAGGGGTGATATATTTGGTGAAAAAGTAAGCATTAGGTCTTGCAACAACATTTAGAGGGGCTCCAACAACCCAATTCTTTCTCGGATCGTCCGATCTGAATAAATCATAAAGTCGCTTAGTAGCATAATGGCCTACAGACACCTGTGCTGTAAAACTGGAATAACTAATGCTGATATTGAAAACATCATTCTGTTGATTAGGCTGCGGACGCACACCAAGTATAACTTCTGAACTACTTAAACCTTTTGTTCTAAAGATATCCCTCGGATTGGCCTCCAACTGATATGGACTGTTTTGAATGATTTGATCTGCAAGTGAAATAACCGCAGCATAATCACCCGCCTGTCCCCTGCTCATCAATACCCGCATCTTTAATGCCATCGCAGCCCACCTGGTTGCATAATAGTTAGGATTTTGTATGGGCGCGGTTGATATCGATTTATCAAGATCTGAAATAATGAAATCATAACTTTCTTTAACACTGGTTCTCGCTTTTGCGATATTATCAAGGTTAGATAGTTCGTTTCGCACTAAAATTCCATAGGGACTTTCATACTTAAACCATTCTCCATAATAACTGAGAATTCTAAAATGCGAATATGCCCTCAAAAACAAGGCTTCCCCTAGTATTCCATTTTTTCGATCATCTGTAAACGCAGCATCGGGCAATAAGGGGATCCTGTTGATAATTCCGTTAGCAGCATTTATTGTCCCATAAGATTCATCCCAAACAGCACTTCTTGAAAATCCATCTACATATCTATTTTCTTCCTCCGGCCCATCAGGGGTACCGGCAATATATCCTGCATAGTATCCCGGTAACCATTCATGGTTGGTCCAGTAGGTGATGTTTCTTCCGCTGGCTGGAATGGCTGAAAACAAATAATAAGCGCCTCGGAGTGCGACTTCAGCAGTCCTTTGGTCTAGTATGGTATTGGCATCAACCTTCGCATTCTCTGGCAACGCATTTAAAGTCTTCTTACATGCTACGATCATCGTAAACAATACAAAGCATAATATATTTAGGAGTAGTTTTTTCATAATGATTGTTTCATTTATTTTTTTTAAATCTAAAATCCAAGACGTAATCCCATAGTATACTGACGGACATTAGGATACGCACCAGCATCAGAATAGCCACCTATAATGCTATATGGATCATCACTAACTTCCGGGTCTGCCCCTGGGTAATTCGTAATCGCAAAAAGATTAATTCCAGAAACATATACAGAACATTGGCTAATCTTTAGCCTTGATAGTATAGATTTCGGAAGCTGATAGTTTAAAGTAACAGACTTGAGCTTAACATACGATGCATCATAGACATCTCCACTGGAAGGAGTCATATTTACCGCAGACAAAAGATAAACTAACCGGGGTCTGTTAGAATCTGGATTTTCCGGAGTCCACCTGTCCAAAATACTTACACCCCTATTTGCAAAATTATTAACCTGCTTATTTAAGGCATCTCTCAGATAAAGTATGTCTCCACCATAAGAGAAAGTAAATAACGAAACCAGGCTCAAATTCATATAAGAAAACGTATTGGTGTACCCTCCATAAAACTTAGGTTCCGCCCGTCCTATAATATCCCTTTTATAAAAACCAGACTGATCCAGTTGATAATTACCATATCCTGTGCTTAAGTAAGGACTATTCCCGGATTTATATAAAGCATTAACAGCCTTATAAGCATCCACTTCTTCCTTAGTTTTAAGTGTACCTAATAACGGAACACCATACAGCAGCCCTAGTGGTTCGCCTATTTTTAGAACGGTATTTCCAAAAGTATAAACTCCAGGATTAGATAAATCAGGAGATACATTGTTTAATTTTAAAACTTTAGAACGGTTCCTGGAAATGTTCAACCCACCGGACCATTGGAAGTTGGCTTTCGAAATAAACTGTCCTCGTAAATCAAGTTCCAGCCCCCGGTTTTGGATGTTAGCTATATTTGATATGACTTCTGCAAATCCAGAACTTTTTCCGACAGGGGTATTAAACAAAACTCCGCTGGTATTTTTTTGGTAATAGCCGATGGTACCACTCAGTGTAGATTTAAAAAAGGCGAAATCAAGTCCGAGGTCTTTCTGTAATGTAGACTCCCATTTAATCGTATTATTTCCAAGCTGAGTTGGAATTAAGCCATTACTTCCTCCCAATGAAACAGGGCTATATAGCGTGTAAAAAAGATTATTTCCAATATTTTGAGTACCAGTATAACCAATGCTGGCCCTTAGTTTTAGTTCATCTATCCATTTATGATCTTTTAGAAAATTTTCTTCAGCAATGCGCCAGGCTATTCCGC
The Pedobacter sp. MC2016-14 DNA segment above includes these coding regions:
- a CDS encoding RagB/SusD family nutrient uptake outer membrane protein; amino-acid sequence: MKKLLLNILCFVLFTMIVACKKTLNALPENAKVDANTILDQRTAEVALRGAYYLFSAIPASGRNITYWTNHEWLPGYYAGYIAGTPDGPEEENRYVDGFSRSAVWDESYGTINAANGIINRIPLLPDAAFTDDRKNGILGEALFLRAYSHFRILSYYGEWFKYESPYGILVRNELSNLDNIAKARTSVKESYDFIISDLDKSISTAPIQNPNYYATRWAAMALKMRVLMSRGQAGDYAAVISLADQIIQNSPYQLEANPRDIFRTKGLSSSEVILGVRPQPNQQNDVFNISISYSSFTAQVSVGHYATKRLYDLFRSDDPRKNWVVGAPLNVVARPNAYFFTKYITPNTTPTVASETSYAFRLSEIYLLKAEAISRSRGDLNAAKTILKNSMQRAGATDFSMVDNANSYEAFELQLFYEISRSLIAEDGQEWMALLRLPFITVKQLKPTITNMSQYILPIPAQEFLTNPTIGEQNPGYSKM